The proteins below are encoded in one region of Neisseriales bacterium:
- the rplR gene encoding 50S ribosomal protein L18 has product MDKKSARLRRARKARLKIARCHIARMSVHRTNSHIYVQIFSEQDGHVLASASTLEKSVRAQMKFGHTVSAAALIGQRIAQKAQSAGVMKVAFDRSGFLYHGRVKALAEAAREHGMLF; this is encoded by the coding sequence ATGGATAAGAAATCTGCAAGGTTGCGTCGTGCGAGAAAAGCGCGATTAAAGATAGCACGTTGTCATATAGCTAGAATGTCTGTACATCGGACAAATTCACATATTTATGTGCAAATTTTTAGCGAGCAGGATGGACATGTACTGGCTAGCGCTTCAACACTGGAAAAATCAGTGCGTGCACAGATGAAGTTTGGTCACACGGTATCTGCTGCAGCGTTAATTGGTCAACGCATTGCACAAAAAGCACAGTCTGCTGGCGTTATGAAAGTAGCATTTGATCGCTCAGGTTTTTTGTATCACGGCCGCGTTAAAGCATTAGCTGAGGCTGCTCGTGAACATGGCATGTTATTTTAA
- the rplF gene encoding 50S ribosomal protein L6: MSRIAKNPIVIPDGVEVCITGVKATVKHATQFLQMTLRDEVQVTQEANELMCSPKDSSQFAHAMSGTTRALLQNMIIGVTQGFEKKLQLVGVGYRAQIQGDTLNLALGFSHPITYLVPHGVSVATPSQTEITIKGASKQQVGQVAAKIRAYRPPEPYKGKGVRYADEKIVLKETKKK; encoded by the coding sequence ATGTCGCGCATTGCTAAAAATCCTATTGTGATACCAGATGGTGTGGAGGTATGTATTACGGGGGTAAAAGCGACTGTCAAGCATGCCACACAATTTTTGCAGATGACTTTGCGTGATGAGGTTCAAGTCACGCAGGAGGCTAACGAATTAATGTGTTCTCCGAAGGATAGCAGCCAATTTGCGCATGCTATGTCTGGTACAACACGTGCTTTACTGCAAAATATGATTATTGGTGTCACGCAGGGTTTTGAAAAGAAATTGCAGCTTGTGGGCGTTGGATATCGAGCACAAATACAAGGTGATACGTTAAATTTGGCGTTGGGTTTTTCGCATCCCATTACCTATTTGGTACCTCATGGCGTGTCTGTTGCGACACCTTCTCAAACTGAGATTACGATCAAAGGTGCTAGCAAACAGCAAGTTGGTCAAGTGGCTGCCAAAATACGTGCATACCGGCCACCAGAGCCTTATAAAGGGAAAGGCGTACGTTATGCAGACGAGAAGATCGTTTTAAAAGAAACTAAAAAGAAATAG
- the rpsH gene encoding 30S ribosomal protein S8, giving the protein MSMQDPIADMLTRIRNAQSAARQSVEMPSSKIKRAVAQVLKDEGYIEDFVVTEQQNKRQLTVQLKYHAGQPVIASIDRVSRPGLRVYKGAADLPKVMNGLGIAVVSTSDGVMADRVARQKGIGGELLCIVA; this is encoded by the coding sequence TTGAGTATGCAAGATCCGATTGCGGACATGTTAACGCGCATTCGTAATGCGCAGTCTGCAGCAAGACAATCTGTTGAGATGCCGAGCTCAAAAATAAAACGAGCTGTTGCACAGGTGCTGAAAGACGAGGGTTATATTGAAGATTTTGTTGTGACTGAACAGCAAAACAAAAGGCAGTTGACTGTGCAACTAAAATATCATGCTGGTCAGCCAGTGATTGCGAGTATTGATCGTGTATCGCGCCCAGGACTACGTGTTTATAAGGGAGCTGCTGATTTACCAAAGGTCATGAATGGCTTAGGTATTGCGGTTGTTTCAACCTCCGATGGAGTGATGGCCGATCGGGTTGCTCGCCAAAAAGGGATTGGTGGAGAACTACTTTGCATAGTAGCCTAG
- the rpsN gene encoding 30S ribosomal protein S14, with amino-acid sequence MAKLALVNRELKRTRTVAKYAAKRAQLQKVIRDVSLSLEERFAARLALQALPRNASPVRQRRRCAITGRPRGVFRKFGLGRTKIREIAMRGEIPGVVKASW; translated from the coding sequence ATGGCGAAATTAGCGCTTGTTAACCGAGAATTGAAACGCACTAGGACGGTTGCAAAATATGCAGCAAAGCGTGCGCAATTACAGAAAGTCATTCGAGATGTTTCGTTGTCTTTGGAAGAACGCTTTGCGGCGCGTCTAGCATTACAGGCGCTGCCCCGTAATGCGAGTCCTGTCAGACAACGTAGGCGGTGCGCGATTACAGGCCGTCCGCGCGGTGTATTTCGTAAGTTTGGTTTAGGGAGAACTAAAATACGAGAGATTGCGATGCGTGGCGAAATACCCGGTGTAGTTAAAGCTAGCTGGTAA
- the rplE gene encoding 50S ribosomal protein L5, translated as MVRLKELYIKTILPTLQAQFAYQSVMEVPRLEKIVLNMGVGKAVTDKKIIERAVGDLQSISGQKPIVTVARKSIAAFKIRDGYPIGCKVTLRKQRMYEFLDRLITIALPRMRDFRGLSLRGFDGRGNYNMGISEQIIFPEIDYDKVDVLRGMNITIVTTAKSNEEAKALLSLFNFPLKG; from the coding sequence ATGGTACGCTTGAAAGAGTTATATATCAAAACTATTTTGCCAACATTGCAGGCACAGTTTGCGTATCAATCGGTGATGGAAGTGCCTAGATTAGAGAAAATTGTTTTAAATATGGGAGTCGGTAAAGCGGTTACCGATAAAAAAATTATTGAACGTGCGGTAGGTGATTTGCAAAGCATATCTGGTCAAAAACCCATCGTTACAGTGGCACGTAAGTCCATTGCAGCATTTAAAATTCGAGATGGCTACCCTATTGGGTGCAAGGTTACTTTACGCAAGCAACGCATGTATGAATTTTTAGATCGCCTTATTACGATTGCTTTACCCCGTATGCGAGATTTTCGTGGTTTATCATTACGTGGATTTGATGGACGGGGCAATTACAATATGGGTATTAGCGAACAGATCATTTTTCCTGAGATTGATTATGACAAAGTGGATGTATTAAGAGGGATGAATATTACGATTGTTACAACAGCAAAATCTAACGAAGAGGCTAAAGCTTTGTTATCGCTGTTTAATTTTCCGTTGAAAGGTTAA
- the rplX gene encoding 50S ribosomal protein L24 codes for MRKIKKNDEVIVICGRDKGRRGVVQKLAGDRLIVEGINRVKKHQKPNPSKGITGGIVEKSMPIHISNIAIFNPITKKADRVGFKLTGSDEKKVRIFKSNGEFIGA; via the coding sequence ATGCGGAAAATTAAAAAAAATGATGAAGTAATCGTTATTTGCGGTCGTGATAAAGGTCGGCGCGGTGTTGTACAAAAATTAGCGGGTGATCGGTTAATTGTAGAAGGAATTAATCGGGTAAAAAAACATCAAAAGCCAAACCCTTCGAAAGGTATAACAGGTGGGATTGTTGAAAAGAGTATGCCTATTCATATTTCTAATATCGCAATTTTCAATCCTATAACAAAAAAAGCAGATCGAGTTGGCTTTAAATTGACTGGGTCGGACGAGAAAAAAGTTCGTATTTTTAAGTCGAACGGCGAATTTATTGGTGCATAA
- the rplN gene encoding 50S ribosomal protein L14: MIQMQTVLNVADNTGAKAVMCIKVLGGSKRRYASVGDIIKVSVKEAAPHGRVKKGEIYNAVVVRTAKGVRRPDGSLIKFDNNAAVLLNSKLEPVGSRIFGPVTRELRTERFMKIVSLAPEVL, from the coding sequence ATGATCCAGATGCAAACAGTGCTAAATGTGGCGGATAATACAGGTGCTAAGGCGGTAATGTGCATCAAGGTGCTCGGTGGTTCAAAGCGTCGCTATGCATCAGTGGGTGATATTATAAAAGTTAGCGTTAAAGAAGCAGCGCCCCATGGTCGCGTTAAAAAAGGAGAGATTTATAATGCTGTGGTGGTGCGTACAGCAAAAGGTGTAAGGCGTCCAGATGGATCGCTCATTAAGTTTGATAATAACGCGGCTGTGCTGCTAAATAGTAAGTTAGAGCCTGTAGGTTCGCGTATTTTTGGTCCTGTTACGAGAGAGTTACGCACGGAGCGCTTCATGAAGATTGTGTCTCTTGCGCCGGAAGTATTGTAA
- the rpsQ gene encoding 30S ribosomal protein S17, with amino-acid sequence MSEAKRQRTLAGQVVSDKMHKTITVLVERKVKHPVYDKVIRRSKKFHVHDENNAFHEGDLVIIRESKPFSKTKAWIVDSLIEKAR; translated from the coding sequence ATGAGCGAAGCTAAGAGGCAGCGCACACTTGCTGGTCAAGTTGTCAGTGATAAAATGCATAAAACGATCACTGTTTTGGTTGAACGCAAGGTTAAACATCCTGTGTATGATAAGGTGATCAGACGTTCTAAGAAGTTTCATGTACATGATGAAAACAATGCTTTTCATGAGGGGGACTTGGTGATTATCCGCGAATCCAAACCATTTTCTAAAACAAAAGCGTGGATAGTGGATAGCTTAATTGAGAAGGCAAGGTAG
- the rpmC gene encoding 50S ribosomal protein L29, whose amino-acid sequence MKGTELAAKTEQELRAELVTLLKAQFSLRMQRATQQLTKNSEIKKVRRDIARIRTILGQKVAKNERS is encoded by the coding sequence ATGAAAGGTACCGAACTGGCTGCTAAAACTGAACAAGAACTTCGTGCCGAGTTGGTTACGCTGTTAAAGGCACAATTTTCACTGCGTATGCAGCGTGCAACGCAACAATTAACCAAGAATAGCGAAATTAAAAAAGTGCGTCGGGATATTGCGAGGATACGCACAATTTTAGGACAAAAGGTTGCTAAAAATGAGCGAAGCTAA
- the rplP gene encoding 50S ribosomal protein L16, with protein MLQPAKMKYRKQQKGRNTGIAVRGNKVNFGEYGLKAVERGRLTARQIEAARRAMTRYIKRGGRVWIRVFPDKPISSKPAEVRMGNGKGSTEFFVAVVQPGKVLYEMDGVDETLAREAFRLAAAKLPLGTTFVIRQMGQ; from the coding sequence ATGTTGCAGCCGGCTAAAATGAAATATCGGAAGCAACAAAAGGGTCGCAATACAGGTATTGCGGTGCGAGGTAATAAGGTTAATTTTGGAGAATATGGCCTTAAGGCTGTTGAGCGAGGTCGTTTGACAGCACGTCAAATTGAGGCCGCACGTCGTGCTATGACACGATATATTAAGCGGGGCGGGCGTGTGTGGATACGTGTTTTTCCTGATAAGCCAATTTCATCTAAACCGGCAGAAGTGCGGATGGGCAATGGAAAGGGTTCTACCGAATTTTTTGTTGCCGTTGTTCAACCTGGTAAAGTATTGTACGAGATGGATGGGGTAGATGAAACGTTGGCACGTGAAGCATTTCGTTTAGCTGCAGCAAAATTACCTCTTGGTACAACTTTTGTAATAAGACAGATGGGGCAGTAG
- the rpsC gene encoding 30S ribosomal protein S3, whose translation MGQKVNPVGFRLVMNKNWSSRWFASGRNFAEKLRQDIAVRNFLKKKLANAAVGRIVIERPAKSARVTVYSAKPGMVIGKKGEDIEILKQALQSRLGVPVHVSIEEVRRPELDAQMIAENIATQLEKRILFRRAMKRAMQNAMRLGAQGIKIMSSGRLNGVDIARSEWYREGRVPLHTLRANVDYAFSEAHTTYGVIGVKVWVYRGESAISKESPSYLPAEKSNKKVGERHVAAG comes from the coding sequence ATGGGCCAAAAAGTTAATCCGGTCGGTTTTCGTTTAGTAATGAACAAAAATTGGTCTTCTCGCTGGTTTGCAAGTGGTCGCAATTTTGCTGAGAAACTGCGGCAAGATATTGCTGTGCGTAACTTTTTGAAGAAGAAATTGGCCAATGCAGCAGTTGGACGTATTGTGATCGAAAGGCCAGCAAAATCGGCTCGTGTGACCGTCTATAGCGCAAAGCCTGGTATGGTGATTGGTAAAAAGGGTGAAGATATTGAGATATTGAAGCAGGCACTGCAGAGTCGCTTAGGTGTACCTGTACATGTTAGCATTGAAGAGGTACGTAGGCCGGAACTGGATGCTCAGATGATTGCAGAAAATATCGCTACTCAGTTGGAAAAACGTATTCTCTTTCGTCGTGCCATGAAACGGGCGATGCAAAATGCGATGCGTTTAGGTGCACAAGGCATAAAAATTATGAGCTCCGGTCGCCTTAATGGTGTGGATATTGCAAGAAGCGAATGGTATCGTGAGGGTCGTGTTCCTTTGCATACACTGCGCGCAAATGTAGATTATGCTTTCTCTGAAGCACATACCACTTACGGCGTGATCGGAGTGAAGGTATGGGTATATCGGGGTGAATCTGCTATAAGCAAAGAGTCGCCATCGTATTTACCAGCAGAAAAAAGCAATAAAAAAGTAGGTGAGCGCCATGTTGCAGCCGGCTAA
- the rplV gene encoding 50S ribosomal protein L22: MKVSAQLNNVRLSAQKCRLMADLVRGKAIGQALSILAFSPKKAAQLIKKVLDSAIANAEHNESADIDKLSITTIYINKGRSLKRFMARAKGRGNRIEKQTCHITLTVGDEGIMHGPKS; the protein is encoded by the coding sequence ATGAAAGTTTCTGCACAGCTTAACAATGTACGTTTGTCTGCACAAAAATGTAGGCTGATGGCTGATTTGGTTCGCGGTAAAGCGATTGGTCAGGCACTGAGCATTTTAGCTTTTAGTCCAAAAAAGGCAGCTCAGTTGATTAAGAAAGTATTGGACTCTGCAATAGCTAATGCGGAGCATAATGAGAGTGCTGACATTGATAAATTAAGCATTACAACGATTTATATCAATAAAGGCCGTAGCCTTAAGCGTTTTATGGCGCGCGCTAAGGGACGCGGCAATCGTATTGAGAAACAAACATGCCATATCACACTAACGGTGGGTGATGAGGGGATCATGCATGGGCCAAAAAGTTAA
- the rpsS gene encoding 30S ribosomal protein S19: MARSQKKGPFVDLHLLKKIDTARATNDRRPIKTWSRRSTVLPDFVGLTVAVHNGRAHVPIYVSESMVGHKLGEFALTRSFKGHTGDKKAKKNG; encoded by the coding sequence ATGGCGCGCTCGCAAAAAAAAGGTCCATTTGTTGACTTGCACTTATTAAAAAAAATTGACACAGCAAGGGCGACGAATGATAGGAGACCCATCAAAACGTGGTCTCGGCGTTCGACAGTATTGCCGGATTTTGTAGGTTTAACCGTGGCGGTACACAATGGGCGTGCCCATGTTCCTATTTATGTGTCGGAGAGCATGGTGGGGCATAAATTAGGCGAATTTGCTTTAACGAGGAGTTTTAAGGGTCATACGGGCGACAAAAAAGCAAAGAAGAATGGGTGA
- the rplB gene encoding 50S ribosomal protein L2: MAVVKTKPTSAGRRGLIKVISSDLYKGSPCACLLEKKVSRAGRNNDGRITTRHKGGGHKQRYRIIDFRRNKDGLAARVDRIEYDPNRTAHIALLCYEDGEKRYIIAPRQVVVGATLFSGEEVPIKPGNVLPIRNIPVGTTIHCIELNPGQGAKLARSAGASVMLLAREGIYAQLRLRSGEIRKVHADCRATIGEVGHEEHGLRKIGKAGAKRWLGIRPTVRGVAMNPIDHPHGGGEGRTGTGRVPVSPWGQPTKGYRTRRNKRTDNMIIRRRNLDKG; encoded by the coding sequence ATGGCAGTTGTTAAGACAAAGCCCACATCAGCAGGGCGGCGCGGTTTGATCAAGGTAATATCCTCGGATCTATACAAGGGTTCGCCTTGTGCGTGCTTGCTTGAAAAGAAAGTTTCCCGTGCTGGTCGCAATAATGATGGCCGTATTACCACTCGTCACAAAGGAGGCGGTCATAAACAGCGCTACCGTATCATTGATTTTCGACGCAACAAAGACGGATTAGCCGCAAGAGTTGATCGCATTGAATATGATCCAAATCGTACGGCACATATTGCCTTGCTCTGTTACGAAGATGGCGAGAAAAGATATATTATCGCTCCCCGACAAGTTGTGGTAGGCGCTACTTTATTTTCCGGTGAGGAAGTACCAATCAAGCCTGGTAATGTGTTACCTATCCGTAATATTCCAGTGGGTACGACAATTCATTGTATTGAATTAAATCCAGGGCAAGGCGCTAAGTTGGCGCGTTCTGCGGGGGCTTCGGTAATGTTGTTAGCGCGCGAAGGTATCTATGCGCAATTGCGTCTTCGTTCTGGAGAAATTCGCAAAGTACATGCTGATTGTCGTGCTACGATTGGTGAGGTTGGGCATGAAGAACATGGGTTACGCAAAATTGGTAAAGCAGGTGCGAAACGTTGGCTAGGTATTAGGCCTACTGTCAGAGGTGTGGCGATGAATCCTATTGATCACCCGCACGGTGGAGGGGAAGGTCGAACAGGAACAGGGCGCGTGCCAGTGAGCCCGTGGGGGCAACCCACAAAGGGATATCGTACACGTCGTAATAAGCGTACTGATAACATGATTATTCGTCGCCGGAATTTGGATAAGGGGTAA
- the rplW gene encoding 50S ribosomal protein L23 yields MKQERLIQIIFAPVISEKSTLVTNKYQQSIFRVAPDATKLEIKAAIELLFNVKVRCVSVVNIDGKRKRFGRVFGYRKSWKKAYISLMPGQTIDAMGSVKAN; encoded by the coding sequence ATGAAGCAGGAACGTCTCATTCAAATAATTTTTGCGCCAGTAATTTCTGAAAAAAGTACGTTGGTGACTAATAAATATCAACAGTCTATTTTTCGTGTTGCGCCCGATGCAACAAAATTAGAAATTAAGGCGGCCATTGAACTATTGTTTAATGTCAAAGTACGGTGTGTCAGTGTTGTGAATATTGATGGGAAACGTAAGCGATTTGGGCGCGTTTTTGGTTATCGCAAGAGTTGGAAGAAGGCCTATATAAGTTTGATGCCTGGCCAAACTATTGACGCAATGGGTTCGGTTAAGGCGAATTAA
- the rplD gene encoding 50S ribosomal protein L4: MELTVINQQGEKVEPIEVSDALFKRPYNATLVHQLITAFLANARFANLAQLTRAEVKHSTRKPWRQKGTGRARAGMSSSPIWRGGGRAFPSSSLENFSQKVNRKVYRAGMATILSKLVQDGRLQVIDQLVVASSKTKDFVALLDKLDRSKEILCITKEMDENLYRSSRNLRSALVMDAIYTDPYSLIRFKRVFITLDAVQYFEKQWS; encoded by the coding sequence ATGGAGTTGACGGTTATTAACCAACAGGGTGAAAAAGTTGAGCCTATCGAGGTTTCTGATGCGCTTTTTAAGCGCCCTTATAACGCTACCTTGGTTCACCAACTCATCACTGCTTTTTTAGCTAACGCCAGATTCGCAAATCTTGCACAGCTGACACGCGCTGAAGTTAAGCATAGCACACGTAAACCATGGCGTCAGAAAGGAACTGGTCGTGCGCGTGCTGGAATGTCCTCTTCCCCGATATGGAGGGGTGGTGGCCGTGCTTTCCCTAGTAGCTCGTTGGAGAATTTTTCGCAAAAAGTGAATCGGAAGGTTTATCGGGCAGGTATGGCAACTATCTTATCTAAATTAGTTCAAGATGGGCGTTTACAGGTCATCGATCAATTGGTTGTTGCATCTTCCAAAACAAAAGATTTTGTAGCGTTATTGGATAAATTAGATAGAAGTAAAGAGATACTTTGTATTACCAAAGAGATGGATGAGAATTTATACCGTTCTTCTCGTAATTTGCGCAGTGCCTTGGTAATGGATGCGATCTATACTGATCCTTACAGTTTGATACGTTTTAAGCGAGTTTTTATTACGCTAGATGCCGTTCAATATTTTGAAAAGCAATGGTCATGA
- the rplC gene encoding 50S ribosomal protein L3, protein MGLGLIGCKVGMTRIFTDEGVAVPVTVLDMSTNRIAQIKSTKPDGYTAIQMAYGIRKVNRLTRSCAGHFAKAGIEAARVLHEFLVPSEMLADAKLGDVMNVDLFKAHQWVDATGISKGKGFSGVIKRHHFSSNRASHGNSVSHRSPGSIGQNQDPGRVFPGKRMAGQLGNVQRTVQRLKIVKIDQERQLLFLKGSVPGSTGSQVIICPSVKEAK, encoded by the coding sequence ATGGGTCTTGGGCTTATCGGTTGCAAAGTAGGGATGACGCGCATCTTCACTGATGAGGGCGTTGCTGTTCCTGTCACAGTGTTAGATATGTCAACAAACCGCATTGCACAAATTAAGTCTACAAAGCCCGATGGTTATACAGCTATCCAAATGGCTTATGGTATAAGGAAGGTGAACCGGTTGACGCGTTCTTGTGCAGGACATTTTGCCAAGGCAGGTATTGAAGCGGCGCGCGTTCTGCATGAATTTCTTGTGCCGAGTGAAATGCTTGCCGATGCTAAATTGGGTGATGTGATGAACGTTGACTTGTTCAAAGCGCATCAATGGGTTGATGCAACAGGGATTTCTAAAGGCAAAGGATTTTCTGGGGTCATTAAACGTCATCATTTTTCATCTAATCGTGCATCACATGGCAATTCGGTTTCACATCGTTCACCGGGCTCTATTGGTCAAAACCAAGATCCTGGTCGTGTTTTCCCCGGTAAACGTATGGCTGGTCAATTAGGCAATGTTCAGCGTACTGTACAACGGTTAAAAATTGTGAAAATTGATCAAGAGCGTCAATTGTTATTTTTGAAAGGGTCAGTGCCTGGGTCTACTGGTTCCCAAGTCATTATATGTCCCAGCGTTAAAGAGGCAAAATGA
- the rpsJ gene encoding 30S ribosomal protein S10, which translates to MKNQRIRIRLKAFDYNVIDHSTREIVETAKRTGALVKGPVPLPTKFECFNILRSPHVNKTSRDQLEIRTHLRLMDIIDPTDKTVDALMKLDLPAGVDAEIRLQ; encoded by the coding sequence ATGAAAAACCAACGGATTCGTATTCGTTTGAAGGCTTTTGATTATAATGTGATTGACCATTCTACACGAGAAATTGTAGAAACGGCAAAACGTACCGGTGCCTTAGTTAAGGGACCTGTTCCGCTGCCAACGAAGTTTGAATGCTTCAATATTCTTCGTTCGCCACATGTCAATAAAACTTCACGTGATCAGCTAGAGATTCGTACACATCTGAGGTTGATGGATATTATTGATCCAACAGACAAAACAGTAGATGCATTAATGAAATTGGATTTGCCTGCGGGTGTGGATGCAGAAATTAGATTGCAGTAA
- the tuf gene encoding elongation factor Tu: MAKNKFERTKPHVNVGTIGHVDHGKTTLTAAITTILSRQFGGEAKGYDQIDNAPEEKARGITINTSHVEYETAARHYAHVDCPGHADYIKNMITGAAQMDGAILVVSAADGPMPQTREHILLARQVGVPYIVVYLNKCDMVDDAELLELVEMEVRDLLTSYEFPGDKIPMIKGSALKALEGDKGELGEPSILQLAEALDQYIPNPERVLDKPFLLSIEDVFSIAGRGTVVTGRVERGIVKVSDELEIVGLKDTQKTICTGVEMFRKLLDQGQAGDNVGILLRGTKREEVERGQVLAKPGTITPHTAFEAKVYVLSKEEGGRHTPFFANYRPQFYFRTTDVTGAIKLKAGVEMVMPGDNIEMTVELIAPIAMEEGLRFAIREGGHTVGAGVVSKIIV; the protein is encoded by the coding sequence ATGGCTAAAAACAAATTTGAACGGACAAAACCCCATGTTAATGTGGGTACTATTGGTCATGTTGACCACGGTAAAACAACCTTAACGGCTGCCATCACAACGATTTTATCCCGCCAGTTTGGGGGGGAAGCCAAAGGTTATGATCAAATTGATAATGCCCCAGAAGAAAAAGCAAGGGGCATTACCATTAACACTTCCCATGTGGAGTATGAAACAGCGGCTCGTCACTATGCCCATGTGGATTGCCCAGGTCATGCTGACTATATCAAGAACATGATCACAGGTGCCGCACAAATGGATGGAGCCATATTGGTGGTGTCAGCTGCCGATGGACCCATGCCTCAAACCCGTGAGCATATTCTATTAGCCCGCCAAGTTGGTGTTCCTTACATTGTGGTCTATCTGAACAAATGTGACATGGTGGATGATGCTGAATTATTAGAATTGGTAGAAATGGAGGTGAGAGATCTGCTGACTTCCTATGAATTTCCTGGGGACAAAATTCCCATGATCAAAGGCTCTGCTTTAAAAGCCCTAGAAGGAGATAAAGGTGAACTGGGTGAGCCCTCCATCCTCCAACTAGCAGAAGCCCTCGATCAGTATATTCCTAACCCAGAACGTGTTTTAGACAAACCCTTCTTACTGTCTATTGAAGATGTATTTTCTATTGCAGGACGAGGAACGGTTGTGACGGGTCGTGTAGAGCGTGGTATTGTCAAAGTCAGTGATGAGCTTGAGATTGTCGGCCTAAAAGACACCCAAAAAACAATTTGTACAGGTGTTGAAATGTTCCGTAAGTTACTAGATCAAGGCCAAGCTGGAGACAATGTTGGGATTTTATTACGTGGCACCAAGCGTGAAGAAGTGGAAAGAGGACAAGTATTGGCTAAACCTGGTACCATTACCCCCCATACAGCTTTTGAAGCTAAAGTGTATGTGTTGTCCAAAGAAGAAGGGGGTCGACACACGCCGTTTTTTGCCAACTACCGTCCACAGTTTTACTTTAGAACAACCGATGTGACAGGTGCCATTAAATTGAAAGCTGGCGTTGAAATGGTTATGCCAGGCGATAACATTGAAATGACGGTAGAACTCATTGCTCCCATTGCTATGGAAGAAGGCTTACGCTTTGCTATCCGAGAAGGTGGTCATACTGTCGGAGCAGGAGTGGTATCTAAGATTATTGTGTGA